Proteins found in one Triticum aestivum cultivar Chinese Spring chromosome 4D, IWGSC CS RefSeq v2.1, whole genome shotgun sequence genomic segment:
- the LOC123095673 gene encoding poly [ADP-ribose] polymerase tankyrase-1 isoform X2, translated as MENGRIPSGAGGGGGGASASDLQRAAATRALTDAAARLGLQATVTDVGSTGWQWPPQEQFLFACEDGDLDRLKAVVDGMDDDDRESLAYVRFRGVGALHSAASKGDMGICKYLVEELGFDVDSEAANPGSGATPLSFAVGHGEVNATRYFLEKGADPNIKDSSNGTTPLHEAVATGCDEIARLLLSKGANVDAPSPHGTPLVAAAAHGKFSAMKILLEHHADPNKVSWDLGTPLTTSLYVTPERMNGSTCLECMKLLVKAGADVNCTTPETPLAIATNNGLTTCVKYLLEVGANINVPSKQVKKGDSDSKASLKSSVAKAAEGKNYVAASKFYSEDKSSDKDRKAWLKSQGAKAVECKDYAAASKFYTEGGG; from the exons ATGGAGAATGGGAGGATCCCtagcggcgccggaggaggaggaggcggcgcgagcGCGAGCGACCTCCAGAGAGCAGCGGCGACTCGCGCCCtcaccgacgccgccgcccgcctcggcctccaggccACCGTCACCGACGTGG GTAGCACCGGCTGGCAGTGGCCGCCGCAGGAGCAGTTCCTCTTCGCGTGCGAGGACGGCGACCTGGACCGCCTCAAGG CCGTGGtagatggcatggacgacgatgacAGGGAGTCGCTTGCCTACGTGAGGTTCAGGGGCGTTGGGGCATTGCATTCCGCAGCATCCAAGGGTGATATGGGGATCTGCAAGTACTTGGTGGAGGAGCTTGGATTTGATGTCGACTCCGAGGCTGCTAATCCCGGCTCTG GTGCGACGCCTTTGTCTTTTGCGGTGGGGCATGGGGAAGTGAATGCCACAAGGTATTTTCTTGAAAAAGGTGCTGATCCCAACATAAAAGATTCCTCCAACGGCACGACTCCTCTGCATGAAGCAGTAGCAACAG GCTGTGATGAAATTGCACGACTGCTGCTATCGAAAGgagctaatgttgatgcaccttCTCCTCATGGGACACCTCTAGTTGCCGCTGCAGCTCATGGGAAGTTCAGTGCTATGAAGATTTTGCTGGAGCACCATGCAGAT CCGAATAAAGTCTCATGGGACCTTGGTACACCCCTGACCACATCACTCTATGTTACTCCTGAAAGAATGAATGGATCCACTTGCTTAGAGTGCATGAAACTTCTTGTCAAG GCTGGTGCGGATGTCAATTGTACAACTCCTGAAACTCCATTGGCGATAGCAACTAACAATGGCTTAACCACATGCGTTAAATACTTGTTGGAGGTTGGCGCAAATATCAATGTTCCATCTAAGCAG gTTAAGAAAGGTGACAGTGATAGCAAAGCTTCACTGAAATCAAGTGTTGCAAAAGCTGCTGAAGGGAAGAACTATGTTGCTGCATCAAAATTCTATTCTGAG GACAAGTCAAGTGACAAAGATAGGAAGGCTTGGCTGAAATCACAAGGTGCAAAAGCAGTTGAGTGCAAGGACTATGCTGCGGCATCAAAATTCTATACGGAG GGGGGCGGTTGA
- the LOC123095673 gene encoding poly [ADP-ribose] polymerase tankyrase-1 isoform X1, whose product MENGRIPSGAGGGGGGASASDLQRAAATRALTDAAARLGLQATVTDVGSTGWQWPPQEQFLFACEDGDLDRLKAVVDGMDDDDRESLAYVRFRGVGALHSAASKGDMGICKYLVEELGFDVDSEAANPGSGATPLSFAVGHGEVNATRYFLEKGADPNIKDSSNGTTPLHEAVATGCDEIARLLLSKGANVDAPSPHGTPLVAAAAHGKFSAMKILLEHHADPNKVSWDLGTPLTTSLYVTPERMNGSTCLECMKLLVKAGADVNCTTPETPLAIATNNGLTTCVKYLLEVGANINVPSKQVKKGDSDSKASLKSSVAKAAEGKNYVAASKFYSEDKSSDKDRKAWLKSQGAKAVECKDYAAASKFYTELLFNDCLIKLPLSSSDVMDRVLSNLGACMMVSRYES is encoded by the exons ATGGAGAATGGGAGGATCCCtagcggcgccggaggaggaggaggcggcgcgagcGCGAGCGACCTCCAGAGAGCAGCGGCGACTCGCGCCCtcaccgacgccgccgcccgcctcggcctccaggccACCGTCACCGACGTGG GTAGCACCGGCTGGCAGTGGCCGCCGCAGGAGCAGTTCCTCTTCGCGTGCGAGGACGGCGACCTGGACCGCCTCAAGG CCGTGGtagatggcatggacgacgatgacAGGGAGTCGCTTGCCTACGTGAGGTTCAGGGGCGTTGGGGCATTGCATTCCGCAGCATCCAAGGGTGATATGGGGATCTGCAAGTACTTGGTGGAGGAGCTTGGATTTGATGTCGACTCCGAGGCTGCTAATCCCGGCTCTG GTGCGACGCCTTTGTCTTTTGCGGTGGGGCATGGGGAAGTGAATGCCACAAGGTATTTTCTTGAAAAAGGTGCTGATCCCAACATAAAAGATTCCTCCAACGGCACGACTCCTCTGCATGAAGCAGTAGCAACAG GCTGTGATGAAATTGCACGACTGCTGCTATCGAAAGgagctaatgttgatgcaccttCTCCTCATGGGACACCTCTAGTTGCCGCTGCAGCTCATGGGAAGTTCAGTGCTATGAAGATTTTGCTGGAGCACCATGCAGAT CCGAATAAAGTCTCATGGGACCTTGGTACACCCCTGACCACATCACTCTATGTTACTCCTGAAAGAATGAATGGATCCACTTGCTTAGAGTGCATGAAACTTCTTGTCAAG GCTGGTGCGGATGTCAATTGTACAACTCCTGAAACTCCATTGGCGATAGCAACTAACAATGGCTTAACCACATGCGTTAAATACTTGTTGGAGGTTGGCGCAAATATCAATGTTCCATCTAAGCAG gTTAAGAAAGGTGACAGTGATAGCAAAGCTTCACTGAAATCAAGTGTTGCAAAAGCTGCTGAAGGGAAGAACTATGTTGCTGCATCAAAATTCTATTCTGAG GACAAGTCAAGTGACAAAGATAGGAAGGCTTGGCTGAAATCACAAGGTGCAAAAGCAGTTGAGTGCAAGGACTATGCTGCGGCATCAAAATTCTATACGGAG CTGCTCTTCAACGATTGCTTAATTAAATTGCCTTTAAGCAGCAGCGATGTCATGGACCGTGTTTTGTCGAACCTTGGTGCTTGTATGATGGTTTCACGCTATGAAAGTTGA